The genome window CTTATTACAGTCCCAATACCTTGTAAGTAGCTGATTTTTCGAACCTGCATTGTTTTGTAGGGACTACCGGTAATTCAATTTATTCTGTTATTTGTTCTTGTTTTGCAATGATCTCTGCAGATGTCTTTTTTGCGATGAAAATGTTTTCTTATGCAGCCTTATGGAATTCGGAACAACTTCCACCATTTCATCATCTTTTATAAAATTTATGGCCCTTTCGAGTGTAATGGGCTGCACTGGCGAGCATGCAATGCTCTCATCTTTTCCTGAAGCGCGCATATTCGTAAGCTTTTTTTCCTTGCACGGATTCACGTTTATGTCACCGCTTTTATTATGCTCTCCTATTATCATTCCTTCATAAACAGGTTCACCGGGGACGATAAAAAGACGTCCTCTTGGTTCGAGGTGAAAAAGAGCATATGCAACTGATTTACCCTGCCTGTCAGAAACAATCGATCCTGTGGATCTTATGGGGAATTCGCCTCGAAACTGCTCGTATCCTGACAAAATGGTGTTCATGATCCCGGTTCCCCTGGTATCCGTAAGAAATTCATCCCTGTAACCGATCAATGAACGGGAAGGAATAGAAAATTCACCCCTCACTCTACCTTTCCCGTTATTCACGAGGTTTGTCATCCGTCCCTTTCGCAGGGAAAGCTTTTCGGTGACAACGCCCAAGAAATCTTCAGCGCAATCCACGTATAATTTCTCGATTGGTTCCATGGTATTCCCGTTTTCATGTTTGTAAATCACCTTGGGCCTTCCCACGCTCAACTCGAAGCCTTCCCGTCTCATAGTTTCGATCAGGATGGCCATCTGGAACTCTCCCCTGCCTTTAACGATAAAACGATCCCTGTCCTCTGTCGGTTCGAATCTTACGGCAACGTTTTGCAGGGTCTCCTTGATAAGCCTTTCACGTATTTTCCCGGATTGTATGATTTTACCATCTTTTCCGTTCAATGGAGATGTGTTTATCGTAAATTCCATGGAGATGGTCGGCTCGTCCACGGTTATTCTATTAATCGGTTTTGGAAACTCTTGCGTGCAGATGGTGTCACCTATCTTGACATCCGCCATCCCCGAAAGAACGACAATATCACCGGATTCTACGGTCTCGGCTTCCTTGAGCTTCATACCTTCATATATCTGAAGCTCCGATATTTTGAATGGAATCTGTTCATTTTTATCGTTTATGCAGACCATTGTCTCCTTGAATTCGGCATTTCCGTTCAAAATGCGTCCGATGGCAAGCTTGCCGAGATAGTCCGAATACCCGAGATCAGAGACGAGCATCTGGAATGGTTCTTCTATATTAAATCGGGGAGGAGGTATTTCATCAATGATGGTATTAAAGAGAAAATTAAGGTTATCGGTTTCTTCGGTCAGGTTTTTTTTTGCAATGCCTTCACGCCCGACAGCATAAAGATAGGGAAAATTGAGTTGTTCATCGTCTGCATCAAGATCTATGAAAAGGTCATATATTTCATCAAGAATCTCATCCGGACGCGCATCCTTTCTGTCGATTTTGTTTATCACAACTATGACTTTGAGCCTTTTTTCAAGGGTTTTTTTTAACACGAAACGTGTCTGGGGCAGCGGCCCTTCGGATGCATCGACAAGAAGAATGGCGCCGTCAGCCATAGTAAGCGCTCGTTCTACCTCACCGCTGAAATCAGCATGTCCGGGGGTGTCGATTATGTTAATTTTGACACCTTTCCATTGCACGGAACAGTTTTTTGCTGCGATCGTGATCCCTCTTTCCTTCTCCAGATCCATGGTGTCCATGATCCTTTCATCGACTTCCAGCCCAGGCCTGAAGATTCCGCTCTGCCTGAACATGTGATCCACCAGGGTTGTCTTGCCATGATCAACATGAGCTATGATCGCAATGTTTCTAATTTTTTGGTTACTTGTTTCTTTTTTCAATGTATGCTTTTCCATTTCACTGTATTCTTTTAAAGATTTATTGTATTAATGATTAACCAGTTAAAATAATCATGTAATTTCTAATTTCAAGCTTTGAATGGTTTTTCATGTTTTTGGTGTAAAACTATGGATCACATCAGTGAAGCGTCCACCAGAAGCAAGGCTTTCATGAATGTCCTGGAAGATTCGCTGTTTGGGCTGGTCGTAAAAACTTAAAGGAGATTATAAAAAAATGAAAATTCTGTTTGCTGCTCCTGAAAATGCGTGGGGAGGCTTTTTGGGGCTGATACGGTCTGAACTTCCCGGGCACACTTTTGAGGCAACCGGTCGATTCAGGGCTGATAATTTAAAGGGTTATGATGTTTTGATACCAACTATGTGTTCTGTCACCGAACAAATGATAACTGCAAGTGACCGACTACGCCTGATACAACAATGCGGATCAGGGCTTGAAGGTGTTGACGTGGAGGCAGCCATCAAAAATAATATCTGGGTTGCCAATGTTCCCACCGCCAATTCCGGGAACGCTGACTCCGTAGCTGAAATCGGAATATATATGATGATCGGCCTTTCAAGGAATTTCAAAAATATGGCCCAAAGCATGTTGGCGGGCAAGATGGGAGAACCCCGGGGAAAATCACTGTGCGGCAAAACCGCGGGTCTGGTAGGACTTGGCGGAATAGGGCAAGCCTTGATTAAAAGGCTGAAAGCCTTTGACGTTCATTTGATTGGAATCAAACGAAATAACCCACTCCAGGCTCAAAAGGATTTTGGGCTTGAGTGGGCCGGCGGGCCCGATGATCTTAACCGACTGGCTCGCCGATCTGACTTTTTGATCCTTTGTTTGCCTCTGACCCAAGAGAATAAAAATATTATTAACCAAACAACATTTCATAATATGAAACCTGGTTCTTTCCTGATTAATTTATCCCGGGGCGGCCTGGTCGATCGCGGCGCGCTTGAGGAAGCACTTGCAAGCGGTAAGATTGGGGGAGCAGGTCTGGATGTTTTCTGGGAAGAACCTCCTGATCCTGATGATCCCATATTTAACTTTAACGTGCTTGCAACTCCTCATATATCAGGTTCAACAGATGTATCCATGCAGGGGATTGTTAAAGGGGTTGCTGAAAACATAAGAAGAATCGCAAAAGGACTTGAACCTTTGAATAACAAGAATAACCATGGCAAAATATGAACATCAACATTAAAAAACGTGTTTCAATGATAGCGAGCCTCGTTGCATTGCTTTGGATTATAGAACTTATTGATATTGCAACAGGAAATAAATTCGGCATATATGGAATTCTTCCCAGAACAGTAATCGGTTTGCGCGGAATTATTTTTTCTCCCTTTATTCACCAGAATATCTATCACCTTCTGCTTAACACCATACCTTTTGTAATTCTTGGCAGCCTGGTAAGTTTACGTGGATTAGATGGCTTCCTGGAACTTTCGCTCTTTGTCATGCTTGTCGGTGGAGCAGGGGTCTGGTTGGTTGGCCGGCCGGCGTATCATATTGGAGCCAGCGGGCTGATTTTCGGGTATTTCGGATTTCTGGCAACTGCCGGCTGGTATGAGAGACAATTCAGCTCCATTTTTATATCACTTGTTGTTTTATTTTTGTATGGAGGGCTTCTCCAGGGCGTCTTTCCGGGCAGACCTTTTGTATCATGGGAAGGGCACCTTTGCGGACTTCTTGCCGGTGTAGCCTGCGCGCGTCTATCGACTTTAAGATAAAAATTTTGGGTGCGTTATCGGTCGTCGGAGTATTACAATACGCCTTCCTCCCTCTGGCCTTCCCAAAATCATTATCTTAAAGCCGATATTAAAAAAGACGAGTAAAAACGACTGATAGAAAGAAGAAATGAACATAAATTCGATGGTGAAATCAGATCTGTCATTCGGACGGGCAGCAATTTATATCATTACCTTCCTCATGGGCGGTTGTGGAATTGCCTATGAATATACGTTTAGTAAAATTGCTTCCGATCTCCTGGGAAACTCGGTTCAACAGTGGGCCGTTATTATTGGATTAATGATGTTCTGCATGGGGATCGGTTCCGATATCCAAAAGTACATCAAGGATAAACATATTTTTGACAGCTTTATTTTTTTTGAGATTATTCTCAGTTTAATCGGAGGATTCGGACCAATATTTCTTTTATTTGTTTTTGGGGCCGGCCGGGATTATTTTGCGCTGGCCCAATATGGACTGTCAACTGTTACGGGAATACTGATCGGCCTGGAAATACCTGTTCTGGCGCGCATTAATGAGCGTTATACCCCACAGCTAAGGTTGAATATCGGTGGTATTCTGAGGATGGATTATATTGGAGCATTCCTCGGCGCCCTATCCTGGATTTTTGTTCTGACCCGATTTTTTACTATAATTCAAACAGGATTCATTATAGGCATTATTAACAATATAGTTGCAGGTATTGCGCTGCTCTATTTTGTAAAAAATGCTTCAAAAAAATTTATCCTGGCCGGCTCTGCAATAGTAAGTGTCGTGGCATTAGGGTATGGTTTTTGTAATGCACCGGCCTGGACAGCCTGCGCAGAGCAGAGGCTTTTTCTTGACCCGATAGTGTATAGCAAAACGACAGTCTATCAACATATTGTTTTAACACAGCATTTCTCAGGAGATATTGCCTGCTATATTAACGGACATTTGCAATTCCATAGCAATGATGAATATATCTATCATGAATTTCTTGTTCATCCGGCCATGCACGCAGCACAAAAACGAAAACGGATTCTTGTCCTTGGCGGTGGTGACGGGCTTGCGGTACGGGAAATTTTAAAATATAAAGAGGTTAGATCTATTACCTTGGTTGATATTGATCCTGAAATGACGGATATTGCAATAAACAATCCCTATCTTGCTTCTTTAAATCAAGGAAGTTTGCAGCATGCTAAAGTC of Desulfosarcina sp. BuS5 contains these proteins:
- the typA gene encoding translational GTPase TypA; translation: MKKETSNQKIRNIAIIAHVDHGKTTLVDHMFRQSGIFRPGLEVDERIMDTMDLEKERGITIAAKNCSVQWKGVKINIIDTPGHADFSGEVERALTMADGAILLVDASEGPLPQTRFVLKKTLEKRLKVIVVINKIDRKDARPDEILDEIYDLFIDLDADDEQLNFPYLYAVGREGIAKKNLTEETDNLNFLFNTIIDEIPPPRFNIEEPFQMLVSDLGYSDYLGKLAIGRILNGNAEFKETMVCINDKNEQIPFKISELQIYEGMKLKEAETVESGDIVVLSGMADVKIGDTICTQEFPKPINRITVDEPTISMEFTINTSPLNGKDGKIIQSGKIRERLIKETLQNVAVRFEPTEDRDRFIVKGRGEFQMAILIETMRREGFELSVGRPKVIYKHENGNTMEPIEKLYVDCAEDFLGVVTEKLSLRKGRMTNLVNNGKGRVRGEFSIPSRSLIGYRDEFLTDTRGTGIMNTILSGYEQFRGEFPIRSTGSIVSDRQGKSVAYALFHLEPRGRLFIVPGEPVYEGMIIGEHNKSGDINVNPCKEKKLTNMRASGKDESIACSPVQPITLERAINFIKDDEMVEVVPNSIRLHKKTFSSQKRHLQRSLQNKNK
- a CDS encoding 2-hydroxyacid dehydrogenase, with amino-acid sequence MKILFAAPENAWGGFLGLIRSELPGHTFEATGRFRADNLKGYDVLIPTMCSVTEQMITASDRLRLIQQCGSGLEGVDVEAAIKNNIWVANVPTANSGNADSVAEIGIYMMIGLSRNFKNMAQSMLAGKMGEPRGKSLCGKTAGLVGLGGIGQALIKRLKAFDVHLIGIKRNNPLQAQKDFGLEWAGGPDDLNRLARRSDFLILCLPLTQENKNIINQTTFHNMKPGSFLINLSRGGLVDRGALEEALASGKIGGAGLDVFWEEPPDPDDPIFNFNVLATPHISGSTDVSMQGIVKGVAENIRRIAKGLEPLNNKNNHGKI
- a CDS encoding rhomboid family intramembrane serine protease, with the protein product MNINIKKRVSMIASLVALLWIIELIDIATGNKFGIYGILPRTVIGLRGIIFSPFIHQNIYHLLLNTIPFVILGSLVSLRGLDGFLELSLFVMLVGGAGVWLVGRPAYHIGASGLIFGYFGFLATAGWYERQFSSIFISLVVLFLYGGLLQGVFPGRPFVSWEGHLCGLLAGVACARLSTLR
- a CDS encoding polyamine aminopropyltransferase yields the protein MNINSMVKSDLSFGRAAIYIITFLMGGCGIAYEYTFSKIASDLLGNSVQQWAVIIGLMMFCMGIGSDIQKYIKDKHIFDSFIFFEIILSLIGGFGPIFLLFVFGAGRDYFALAQYGLSTVTGILIGLEIPVLARINERYTPQLRLNIGGILRMDYIGAFLGALSWIFVLTRFFTIIQTGFIIGIINNIVAGIALLYFVKNASKKFILAGSAIVSVVALGYGFCNAPAWTACAEQRLFLDPIVYSKTTVYQHIVLTQHFSGDIACYINGHLQFHSNDEYIYHEFLVHPAMHAAQKRKRILVLGGGDGLAVREILKYKEVRSITLVDIDPEMTDIAINNPYLASLNQGSLQHAKVSVIKNRAIKSGKKKEVPIQNRARPLLQEFTPGPEISIINMDAAKFIEQAPGLFDVIIIDFPDPNSLELSKLYSKGFYEKIYNKLSRNGIFVQQSSSPFFTQKAFICIGKTIKSAKFSTVPIHENVPSFGEWGWWLGCKKDFMSENRLKHALQSIDSLFVETQYLTPQLIKASLSFGKNIHFNNADIKINTMLNNVIYKYYIQELKENE